The Pseudomonadota bacterium genome includes the window GATGCGTTGCGGCGCATGCTCGAGACCAACCAGCGTCGCAAGAAGAGCTCGCGGGGGCTTCGCCTGCAGCGGGTGGCTGTATCGGTGCCGCAGCGCATGAAGGAGATGCTGGCCTCCCTGGCTGAGATCTGTGCCGACGGCCGTCCGATCGAGTTCGTGGCGCTCTTCGAGGGCGACGTCTCGCGACCTCACGTCATCGTGACGTTCCTCGCCATGCTCGAGCTGGCTCGTCTGCGGCGCATCCGCATCGCGCAGGAGCCAGGCGTCGACGGACGTCGTGGCCCCATCATCGTCGAGCTCATCGACGGATCGCCGCTCGTGGGCAGCCTCGAGGTTCCCGCGGAGCGATCACCGTCAGGAAAGAGCAGAGAGTAGCACCATGTCGAAGCAGCCGCCCCCCTCGATGGACGAGCTCGTCACCCTCGAGGCAGTTCTGTTCGCAAGCCCCAGGCCGCTCGCGATCGCCGATCTGCGAGAGCTGACCGGTTGGCGTTCCGCGCAGATCGAGAACGCGCTGCGCACCCTGGTGTCAGAGTACGCCCAGCGTGGCATCAACATCCGCGAGGTGGCGAACGGCTTCCAGATGGTCACCTCGCCGCTGGCGGCTGACGTGGTGGCCCGCATGCGTGAGGTCCAGCGCTCAACGCTGTCCCGGGCCGCGCTCGAGACCCTGGCCATCATCGCCTACAAGCAGCCGGTGACCCGCGCTCAGGTGGAGTCGGTGCGCGGGGTGAACGTCGATCACATCATCACGAAGCTGCTCGACAAGCAGTTCATCCGAGAGGTGGGTCACGCACAGGCGCCGGGGCGCCCTGCGCTCCTGGGAACCACCCGTCACTTCCTGCAGTGGTTCGGTCTCAAGAGCATCGAAGATCTGCCGCCTCTCCCCGATATCGATGACATCGGCAACGCTGACATCCCGCTTCATCCGGCTGGCAGCGCTGAGGGCTGAGGCTCGATTCTCGATGGGCATCGAATCCGAGATGTCGGACCGTCGTGATCCTCACCGGGTCATCCTGGAGCACGAGCGCGCGCGCCTCGGCGCAGTGCTGCAGCAGATGCCGGTGGGGGTGGTCATCGCAGACGCGAGCGGCGCCATTGAGTTCGTGAATCAGCGGGCGGTCGAGATCCTGGGACAGCCACGGTCTTCCGCGGAGGCAGGCGCAGCGGGGTTCCCGGTCTATGACGAGGAACGTCTGGGCCAGACGGAGGGCGAAGCGCCCTTCGGTGAAGAGAAGACGCCGCTGCGTCGGGCGCTCGCGGGGGAGACCGTCTTCGGCCACCCGTCGGTCTACCGTCGCGAAGACGGTCGTTCCATCAACCTGAGAATCAGTGCCCGTACGCTGCGCGGCGCTGATGCAGCGATGAGCGGCGCGGTTCTCGTCTTCGTCGATGTCACCGAAGAGAAGCGTGCTGAAGATCAGGAACGCCTGCTGGCAGGGGTCGGTGCGTATCTGGGGCGGTCGCTCGACTACGAGCGAACACTCGAGACCCTGGTCTGGATGGCCGTTCCCCGCCTGGCCGACTGGTGCGTGGTCGATGTGATCGACGACGAGAGCACGTCGCTGCGCAGGGCCGCCGCTGCCCACGTCGACGAGTCGTGCATCGATCTGCTGTACGAGACGAAGCGGCGCTACCCTTACCAGCGCGCGTCTGTGAGCGGGGTGGCCAACGTGATCGAGACGGGCCAGACCCGGGTCTTCAACGGCATCACGCAGGAGGGCATGCTCGCCGGAGGCGTCCCCCCTGGTGAGGTTGAGATGGTCATGCGCATCGGCATCTCATCATCGATCATCGCGCCGTTGAGAGCCCACGGCCGTTCGCTGGGGGCGATCACGTTCGGACGGAGGACGAGCGCGTGCCCCTTTGACGACCATGAGGTTCGACTGGCAGAAGATCTGGCCTACCGAGCGGCGTTTGCCATCGACAACGCGCGGCTCTATCACGCCGAGCTTCAGGCGCGTCGACAGCTCGATGCGCTCTACGTGCGGGAGCGCGATCTGGTGAAGGTGCTGGGCAAGAGCTTTCTCGGGTCGCCGCCCGCGGAAGGGCTGTCTGTCGATGTGGCCGTCGACCACCTGTTCGCCTCCGAGGCGCAGCGGGTCGGGGGAGACTACCATGATGTCATCGGCCTCGACGACGGTCGCTGCCTGCTGGTGGTCGGAGACGTATGCGGCAAGGGCACCGAAGCGGCCGTTCACGTCGCCGCCGCCAAGTATCTGCTGCGTGCGTTCGCGCACGAGACTCCGTCTCCCGCAGCCCTGCTCGGGCGCCTCAACCGCGCCCTCTGCCGCGAGCTTGGAAAGGGGGGGCTGTTCGTCACCCTCACCTGCGTCATCATCGACCCTCACGCAAAGACCCTTACCTGCGCCAACGCCGGACATCCGCCCCCCGTCTATCATGCGGGGGGGAGCGACGCATCGGTCTGCCGTCTGCTGACGCACGGGGGCGTGCTGGGGGCGTCTCCGACGTTCACCTATGATGAGGTCACGGTGCCGTTCGAAGGAGGCGCTGTGGTCGTGCTCTTCACCGATGGGGTCTCAGAGGCCGACGGCGTGCTCGACCCGATCGGTGACGGGGGGGTGGGGGAGATCGTTCAGGCAAGCCTGCGCGAGCCGGCGCGGTGCATCGTCGATCGCGTGCTGGCCATGGTTCGCGTCAACACGCAGGGCAGCCCGCGCGACGATCTCGCCGTCGCGGCTGCCACTGCGCGCTGATCGGTCAGTTTGTCGCTTCGCTGGCCTCTTTCGCCTGTGCATTGGCGCGGGCGATCTCGCCGCGTCGCACGCCTCCGCGACGGCCAATCTCGGCCATGTGCTCGCGGTTTCGGCTGATGGTCTCTCCGCCCTTGCGCCCAGCGTTCCGGGCTTCCTCTGAGGTGAACTGATGGGCTTTTCCCTTCTCGTGAGAGGCGCGACCGCCCATGCGGGCGATCTCGCGCTGTCGGGTGCTGTCCATGGAGGCGAAGCCCCGAAGCGATGTGCGGTCCTTGCGCAGTGTCATGGGTAGATGGTTCCTTCCGTACTGTGATGCGTGATTCAGGGCGCCTGCCGCCAGACCAGGCCGGTGTGTTGGCGCGCTGATGAACCCTTGCTCTTCTCGTACCCCGTCGAACCCGGCTTGAAACATGGGGCGCCGGCCTTATCTGTCGACCCCGCTCAACCGATAAGGCGGGAGAAGGCCCCAGGCGATGACATGCGTCGGCCTCTACGATGGCTCGATTCTCTGTAAAAGGAAGGGGTACCACGTGCGCGCGTCCTACATCTCAGACGTCGGAAGTCTCCAAGCATCTACGAGCTACACCTTGTCAGGGGGGGGCATGTCAAAGGCTGCCAAAGCTGCAATCGTCGGGGTCGTGTTCGCGGTGGTCGTTTTCATCGCGGTGATCCTGTTCGGTTGAGTGCCTCCACGATCAAGGCGTCGGCTGCATCGACGGGTGGTCTGCGCATGAGCCTGAACATCGAGACGAGAAACGGGGTGGCGCGCCTTCAGATCGCGCGACCCGAGAAGAAGAACGCCATCACGGTGGCCATGTACGATGAGATGGCGACATTCATCGCATCGGTGTCGGCCGATGCGGCGAGTCGCGTCCTCCTCATTCACGGGTTGGAGGACGTATTCACCGCAGGCAACGATCTCGAAGACTTCGCACGACGCCCACCCACCGGTGAAGACGCCCCGGTGCTGCGCTTCATCCACGCGCTCGATCGCTGCGAGGTCCCCGTCGTGGCTGCTGTCAACGGTGTTGCCGTGGGAATCGGGGCCACCATGCTGATGCACTGCGATCTGGCCTATTGCGCCACTGATTCGGTGCTCTCCATGCCCTTCGTGACGCTGGGCCTGTGTCCGGAATTTGCCGCAAGCGCACTGCTGCCGCTCCTTGCCGGGTCGAAGGCGGCGTCTGAGAAGCTGCTGCTGGGAGACCCCATCAGCGCGGCCGAGGCGGTGGAGATGCGGCTTGTGAACCGCGCGCTGCCGCCCGACGAGGTGCTGGCCCACGCCGAGCGCCAGGCGGAGCGGTTCGTGTCGCTGCCCCCTGTGGCTGTGCGTGAGTCGAAGCGCCTGATGCGCAAGGCGCTCAACGGTCTCGTGGCCCCCGCGATAGCGGCGGAGGCCGAGGTGTTCATGCGCCTGCTGCGCGGACCGGAAGCGAGAGAGGCCTTCACGGCGTTCTTCGAGCGCCGCCGACCGGACTTCACACGATCTGCGCCCTGAACCCCGCGGCGATGCGCGCGAGCCCCTCGTCGAGGACGTCCGGCTCGCAGACCCATGAGATGCGCAGCCAGCCTTCGCTCGACTGACCGAACGCGCTCCCCGGAATGGTGACCACGTGATGCGCCTCGAGCAGATGCAGGGCGGTCTCAAGTGACGGTCGACCGTTCGGGATGGCCACCATGCAGTAGAACGCCCCCTCGGGCATCACCGCGTGCAGACCGTGGCGCGCGAGGGCGGCGGCGAGCAGCGGAAGGCGCGCGGCATAGTGCGCGCGATGCGACGGCACCTCTCCCGCAATGATCTCGAGGGCGACGTGCTGTGAGAAGGTCGAGGCCGACGTTGCGATGAGCTGGTGGGCGCGCACGGCGCTGGCGATGATGTCGGCAGGGCAGGCCAGCCAGCCGATGCGAAGCCCGGTCAGTGCGTGCGACTTCGACAGGCCTCCCGCGATGAGGGTGCTGGCGCGTAATGTGGCAGCCGAGGCCTGGCGCGCATGGTCGAAGGTGAGCTCGTGGTAGACCTCGTCACGCAGCACCCGGCAGCCTTCGGGCAGTCCGGCGTACAGGCGCGCAAGCTCGTCCGGTGCCCACACCCTTCCCGTGGGATTGCAGGGGGATGACAGCACCACGAGTCGCGTGCGCGAGGTCAGCGCCTCGAGAACAGGCTGGGCACGGGGGGTGAATCCGTCGTCTGGGGAGAGGCCGACGGCGCGGACCGCGATGCCCTCGGCCTCGCAGATGCGCGTGTAGGCGGGGTATGCCGGCTCCACCACGAGCACCTCGTCCTCCGATGGGTCGACAGCGACGCGAATGCCCAGGTACAGGGCCTCCTGCGATCCGTGCGTGATCACGATCTGCGAGGCCTCGGTCTCCAGTCTTCTCGCCACCGCGTCGCGAAGCGCCTCGTCACCGGCGTTTGCGGTGTAGGGGCATCCGCGCTCGCGCACGCGCGCGAGGGCTCGCTCAAATGCGCCCATGTCCGGGCGGAGCACAGGCTCGCCCAGGCCCAGGTCGATATCGCCGGGCTTCTTGCGGGCATTCACCTCGCGGATGAGCGAGGGGGCCACCTTTGCAAAGCCTGGGTTCACCGATCCACCAGTGCCTCGAGAACCGCGAGGCCGGCTTCGATGGCCTCGACAGCCACCCATTCCCCCGCCTGGTGAGCCTGTGCGGGGTCGCCGGGGCCCATGTTCACAGCGGCCACGCCCATCGCCGTGAGACGCGCCACGTCGGTCCAGGCCTGCTTCGGCTCGGGTTCGAGACGTGCGCGCGCAATCCACTCGGTCACCAGGGGATGGCGCAGGCAGACCGCACCGGATGGCGCGCCGTCGACAAGTGTCACCTCTCCCTCGTCGCCCACCAGGGCCACGAGATCCTGCAGTGCGTCGTCCTCGTGACGCCCAGGGGCGAATCTGTAGTTCACATTGATGTCGAAGCGGTCCGGGACCACGTTGCGCGAGTTCGCGGTGGAGGCCATGGTGGGGGTGAGCACTTCGAAGAACGGCAGCCCTTCGATGGTCACCTCACGTCGCTCTCTCGCGCGCAGCCGCTCGAGAACCGGAAGCGCGCGGTAGAGGGCGTTGTCTCCCTGCCACGGGCGTGCGCTGTGCGCGCGCGTGCCGCGCACGGTGACGCGGGCGTGCAGCGAGCCCACGCAGCCGACCTGCAGGCGGTTGGCGGTGGGTTCGAGCATCACCGCGAGATCGATGGGGGGCAGCTTTTCTAGAACAGGGGGAAGCCCGCTCTCGTCCATGGGGCCTTCTTCACGCTCGTAGAAGACCGCCACCAGGTCTGTGTGATAGTGGGCGTGGCGCTCGAGCAGCGCCATCATGACGGCCAGCCCGGCCTTCATGTCGCTGGCGCCGCAGCCGTACACCCTTCCATCCCTGATCTCGAGTGGTTGATCTGCCGATGGCAGCACGGTGTCGAGATGGCCGAACAGGCCGACGCAGGGCCGGTTCTCCCGGCGTGGCGGCACGACGAGGAGCGAGCTGTTGACGCGGTGCACAGCACATGCCGGCAGGGACGCCTGGGCCCATCGCTCGACATGGCTGCACAGCGCCGCCTCGTCACCGGTCACGCTCGAGATGGCGCACAGCGCGAGGGTCGTCTCAGCAAGACGCGGGGTCACACCGGCACCGCGAACTCGCGCAGAACGTCGTTCAGGCTGGTCTTGAGGTCGGTCGACGCCTTGCGCTGGCCGATGATGAGTGCGCACGGCACGCCAAAGGT containing:
- a CDS encoding stress-induced protein, whose amino-acid sequence is MTLRKDRTSLRGFASMDSTRQREIARMGGRASHEKGKAHQFTSEEARNAGRKGGETISRNREHMAEIGRRGGVRRGEIARANAQAKEASEATN
- a CDS encoding GAF domain-containing protein, which translates into the protein MTSATLTSRFIRLAALRAEARFSMGIESEMSDRRDPHRVILEHERARLGAVLQQMPVGVVIADASGAIEFVNQRAVEILGQPRSSAEAGAAGFPVYDEERLGQTEGEAPFGEEKTPLRRALAGETVFGHPSVYRREDGRSINLRISARTLRGADAAMSGAVLVFVDVTEEKRAEDQERLLAGVGAYLGRSLDYERTLETLVWMAVPRLADWCVVDVIDDESTSLRRAAAAHVDESCIDLLYETKRRYPYQRASVSGVANVIETGQTRVFNGITQEGMLAGGVPPGEVEMVMRIGISSSIIAPLRAHGRSLGAITFGRRTSACPFDDHEVRLAEDLAYRAAFAIDNARLYHAELQARRQLDALYVRERDLVKVLGKSFLGSPPAEGLSVDVAVDHLFASEAQRVGGDYHDVIGLDDGRCLLVVGDVCGKGTEAAVHVAAAKYLLRAFAHETPSPAALLGRLNRALCRELGKGGLFVTLTCVIIDPHAKTLTCANAGHPPPVYHAGGSDASVCRLLTHGGVLGASPTFTYDEVTVPFEGGAVVVLFTDGVSEADGVLDPIGDGGVGEIVQASLREPARCIVDRVLAMVRVNTQGSPRDDLAVAAATAR
- the dapE gene encoding succinyl-diaminopimelate desuccinylase codes for the protein MTPRLAETTLALCAISSVTGDEAALCSHVERWAQASLPACAVHRVNSSLLVVPPRRENRPCVGLFGHLDTVLPSADQPLEIRDGRVYGCGASDMKAGLAVMMALLERHAHYHTDLVAVFYEREEGPMDESGLPPVLEKLPPIDLAVMLEPTANRLQVGCVGSLHARVTVRGTRAHSARPWQGDNALYRALPVLERLRARERREVTIEGLPFFEVLTPTMASTANSRNVVPDRFDINVNYRFAPGRHEDDALQDLVALVGDEGEVTLVDGAPSGAVCLRHPLVTEWIARARLEPEPKQAWTDVARLTAMGVAAVNMGPGDPAQAHQAGEWVAVEAIEAGLAVLEALVDR
- a CDS encoding enoyl-CoA hydratase, encoding MSLNIETRNGVARLQIARPEKKNAITVAMYDEMATFIASVSADAASRVLLIHGLEDVFTAGNDLEDFARRPPTGEDAPVLRFIHALDRCEVPVVAAVNGVAVGIGATMLMHCDLAYCATDSVLSMPFVTLGLCPEFAASALLPLLAGSKAASEKLLLGDPISAAEAVEMRLVNRALPPDEVLAHAERQAERFVSLPPVAVRESKRLMRKALNGLVAPAIAAEAEVFMRLLRGPEAREAFTAFFERRRPDFTRSAP
- a CDS encoding pyridoxal phosphate-dependent aminotransferase; the encoded protein is MGGCRGHRSRPRGSRGTGGSVNPGFAKVAPSLIREVNARKKPGDIDLGLGEPVLRPDMGAFERALARVRERGCPYTANAGDEALRDAVARRLETEASQIVITHGSQEALYLGIRVAVDPSEDEVLVVEPAYPAYTRICEAEGIAVRAVGLSPDDGFTPRAQPVLEALTSRTRLVVLSSPCNPTGRVWAPDELARLYAGLPEGCRVLRDEVYHELTFDHARQASAATLRASTLIAGGLSKSHALTGLRIGWLACPADIIASAVRAHQLIATSASTFSQHVALEIIAGEVPSHRAHYAARLPLLAAALARHGLHAVMPEGAFYCMVAIPNGRPSLETALHLLEAHHVVTIPGSAFGQSSEGWLRISWVCEPDVLDEGLARIAAGFRAQIV
- the scpB gene encoding SMC-Scp complex subunit ScpB, with translation MSKQPPPSMDELVTLEAVLFASPRPLAIADLRELTGWRSAQIENALRTLVSEYAQRGINIREVANGFQMVTSPLAADVVARMREVQRSTLSRAALETLAIIAYKQPVTRAQVESVRGVNVDHIITKLLDKQFIREVGHAQAPGRPALLGTTRHFLQWFGLKSIEDLPPLPDIDDIGNADIPLHPAGSAEG